One window of the Gambusia affinis linkage group LG01, SWU_Gaff_1.0, whole genome shotgun sequence genome contains the following:
- the LOC122823721 gene encoding ladderlectin-like — protein sequence MHIATVERKNSPLTGGILQHNQNQNKILHLGFTRICTALGANLASFHSHSEYMFLKNLVKTVRRSWDRTWVGGYDAVKERLWLWSDGSNFDYIQWGRGEPNNQGGRENCMEINLKGPTQYVNDEGCSRRNFFICAKNR from the exons ATGCACAtagcaacagtggagaggaaaaactctccTTTAACAGGAGGAATCCTCCagcacaaccagaaccagaataaAATCCTCCATCTGGGTTTTACA CGTATCTGCACCGCACTCGGTGCAAACCTGGCCTCCTTCCACAGCCACAGTGAGTACATGTTCCTGAAGAACCTGGTCAAAACTGTGAGAAGATCCTGGGACAGAACCTGGGTCGGAGGCTACGACGCCGTCAAG GAGCGTTTGTGGCTGTGGAGTGACGGGTCAAATTTCGACTACATCCAGTGGGGCAGAGGGGAACCAAACAACCAGGGTGGCAGAGAAAACTGCATGGAGATCAACCTGAAAG GACCTACTCAATACGTGAACGATGAAGGGTGCAGCAGAAGGAATTTCTTCATCTGTGCTAAAAATCGCTAA
- the LOC122832663 gene encoding C-type mannose receptor 2-like: MTWPDAQSFCRQNFLDLVSVSSMEDVTLLTNMVDLDAMVYMNTSFQHRAWIGLFDDLDSWRWSITDPNFYRDGEAAFRNWRIGEPNNYQGKESCGGMWNSGFWNDNPCQMLAKVICHDVQEQNVSLIFINQTMSWPAAQSYCREHHTDLASVRSMSENEQIKGLVQSAGENQVWIGIYRNSWMWVDGSNSSFRHWRESEPNGSKENCAAAVLADDGRWEDQPCSWKMPFFCNAVPGSKQVVKVKLLKSSSLDLGDPAVLADLLQQFEQKLKDSRVEGDVKLRWLDQSDGRIFHQD; the protein is encoded by the exons ATGACCTGGCCAGACGCTCAGAGTTTCTGCAGACAGAACTTCTTGGACCTGGTGTCGGTCAGCAGCATGGAGGACGTGACGCTCCTGACCAACATGGTGGATCTGGACGCCATGGTCTACATGAACACAAGTTTCCAACAT CGAGCCTGGATCGGTTTGTTTGACGACCTGGACAGCTGGAGGTGGTCCATTACTGACCCCAACTTCTACAGAGACGGAGAAGCTGCGTTCAGGAACTGGAGGATTGGGGAACCAAACAACTACCAGGGGAAAGAAAGCTGCGGCGGGATGTGGAACAGCGGCTTCTGGAACGATAATCCCTGCCAGATGTTGGCCAAAGTAATCTGCCACGACGTACAGG AGCAGAATGTTTCGCTGATCTTCATCAACCAGACGATGAGCTGGCCTGCAGCCCAGAGCTACTGCAGAGAGCATCACACTGACCTGGCCAGCGTGAGGAGCATGTCAGAGAACGAGCAGATAAAGGGCCTAGTCCAATCAGCAGGAGAGAATCAGGTCTGGATCGGTATATACAGAAACTCCTGGATGTGGGTGGATGGCAGCAACTCCTCCTTCCGCCACTGGAGAGAGTCGGAGCCCAACGGGTCAAAGGAGAACTGTGCAGCAGCCGTTCTTGCAGACGACGGGCGGTGGGAGGACCAGCCTTGCTCCTggaaaatgccttttttttgcAACGCAG TTCCAGGTTCAAAGCAGGTGGTGAAGGTGAAGCTGCTGAAGTCTTCCTCTCTGGACCTGGGTGACCCGGCGGTGCTGGCAGACCTGCTGCAGCAG TTTGAACAGAAGCTGAAGGACAGCAGAGTGGAAGGAGACGTAAAGCTGAGATGGCTTGACCAATCAGATGGGAGGATTTTCCACCAGGACTAG